The following proteins are co-located in the Flavobacterium sp. CECT 9288 genome:
- the pfkA gene encoding 6-phosphofructokinase, with the protein MPKTIKKVGVLTSGGDSPGMNAAIRSVVRTCAYHNIECIGIYRGYQGMIEGDFKDMGPRSVNNIVNKGGTILKSARSLEFKTPEGRKKAHENLTKAGIDALVVIGGDGTFTGGLLFNSEFNFPVMGIPGTIDNDIFGTSHTLGYDTALNTVVDVIDKIRDTASSHNRLFFVEVMGRDAGHIALNAGIGAGAEEILIPEEDLGLDRLLESLQKSKASGKSSSIVVIAEGDKIGKNVFELKDYVEANLPEYDVRVSVLGHMQRGGSPSCFDRVLASRLGVKAVESLLEGKSSYMVGLQNDQVTLTPLEQAIKGESMIDRELLRVSDIMST; encoded by the coding sequence ATGCCAAAAACAATTAAAAAAGTAGGTGTTCTTACCTCTGGTGGAGACTCCCCAGGAATGAATGCAGCAATTCGATCTGTAGTTAGAACTTGCGCTTACCATAACATAGAATGTATCGGGATTTATAGAGGGTACCAAGGTATGATTGAAGGCGACTTTAAAGATATGGGACCTCGTAGTGTAAACAATATTGTAAATAAAGGAGGGACCATATTAAAATCTGCACGTTCCCTAGAATTTAAAACTCCAGAAGGTAGAAAAAAGGCACATGAAAATTTAACAAAAGCAGGTATAGATGCACTGGTTGTAATAGGAGGCGATGGAACTTTTACGGGAGGATTACTGTTTAATTCAGAATTTAATTTTCCTGTAATGGGGATTCCAGGAACTATTGATAATGACATATTCGGTACCAGCCATACTTTAGGTTATGATACAGCGCTTAATACAGTTGTAGATGTTATTGATAAAATAAGAGATACAGCAAGTTCACACAACCGCTTGTTTTTTGTTGAGGTGATGGGTAGAGATGCGGGGCATATTGCTTTAAATGCTGGTATAGGTGCTGGAGCAGAAGAGATATTGATTCCTGAAGAAGATTTGGGACTAGATAGATTACTCGAATCGTTACAAAAAAGTAAGGCTTCTGGAAAATCATCAAGTATAGTTGTTATTGCTGAAGGTGATAAAATTGGTAAAAATGTATTTGAGCTTAAGGATTACGTAGAGGCTAATTTACCAGAATATGATGTTCGTGTATCTGTTTTAGGTCATATGCAGCGTGGAGGATCCCCTTCTTGTTTTGATAGAGTTCTAGCAAGTAGGTTAGGTGTGAAAGCTGTTGAATCGTTGCTAGAAGGCAAGTCGAGTTATATGGTAGGGTTGCAAAATGATCAAGTAACATTGACGCCTTTAGAGCAAGCTATTAAAGGAGAATCCATGATTGATAGAGAATTATTAAGAGTATCAGACATTATGTCGACATAG
- the gap gene encoding type I glyceraldehyde-3-phosphate dehydrogenase, translating into MSKVKLGINGFGRIGRIVFRETFNRDNVEVVAINDLLDVDHLAYLLKYDSVHGRFDGTVEVKEGKLYVNGKNIRISAERNPADLKWNEVDVDVVAECTGIFTTIETASEHIKGGAKKVIISAPSADAPMFVMGVNHETAKASDLVVSNASCTTNCLAPLAKVIHDNFGIVEALMTTVHATTSTQMTADGPSKKDWRGGRAASVNIIPSSTGAAKAVGKVIPELNGKLTGMAFRVPTVDVSAVDLTVKVAKETSYEEIMAVLKNASETTMKGILGYTEDAVVSQDFISDKRTSIVDATAGIGLNSTFFKIVSWYDNEYGYSSKLIDLSVHIAGLK; encoded by the coding sequence ATGTCAAAAGTAAAATTAGGAATTAACGGATTTGGTAGAATTGGAAGAATCGTTTTTAGAGAAACTTTTAATAGAGATAATGTAGAGGTAGTAGCAATAAACGATTTATTAGATGTAGATCACTTAGCTTATTTATTAAAATATGATTCAGTTCACGGTCGTTTTGACGGAACTGTTGAAGTAAAAGAAGGAAAATTATACGTAAACGGAAAAAATATCCGCATTAGTGCCGAGAGAAATCCAGCTGATTTGAAATGGAATGAGGTAGATGTTGATGTAGTTGCTGAATGCACAGGTATTTTTACAACTATAGAAACTGCTAGTGAGCATATTAAAGGAGGTGCTAAAAAAGTTATTATTTCTGCTCCATCTGCAGATGCACCAATGTTTGTAATGGGAGTAAATCATGAAACTGCAAAAGCATCAGATTTAGTAGTTTCTAATGCATCTTGTACCACAAATTGCCTTGCACCATTAGCTAAAGTAATTCATGATAATTTCGGAATTGTAGAGGCGTTAATGACAACTGTTCATGCTACCACTTCAACTCAAATGACAGCAGATGGTCCATCAAAAAAAGACTGGAGAGGCGGACGTGCTGCAAGTGTTAACATTATTCCATCTTCTACGGGCGCTGCAAAAGCAGTAGGAAAAGTTATCCCTGAATTGAATGGAAAATTAACTGGTATGGCTTTTCGTGTTCCTACTGTTGATGTATCTGCAGTAGATTTAACAGTGAAAGTTGCTAAAGAAACTTCTTATGAAGAGATTATGGCAGTTTTAAAAAATGCTTCTGAGACCACTATGAAAGGAATATTAGGCTATACTGAAGACGCTGTAGTATCTCAAGATTTTATTTCTGATAAAAGAACTTCAATTGTAGATGCAACTGCTGGAATTGGATTGAATTCCACTTTTTTCAAAATAGTTTCTTGGTATGACAATGAATATGGTTATTCTAGTAAGTTAATTGATTTATCTGTGCATATTGCTGGGTTAAAATAA
- a CDS encoding N-acetylglucosamine kinase, which translates to MRLIVDSGSTKADWIAIDDNGKILFTTQTLGLNPEVLEPDEIIERLNDRFDILHNKKNATHLFFYGAGCGTDRMKIALSQVFQNYFVNAIIDVKEDTYAAVYATTPKGEKAIVSILGTGSNCSYFDGKELHQKVQSLGYIAMDDCSGNVFGKELIRKYYFNKMPKELAVEFEKEYDLDPDAIKSKLYKEPNPNAYLATFAKFLIQHKETEFCRKIIFKGMKSFVKNYIKQFDNCKEVKVHFVGSIAFYLKEELQETFDKYELQLGNVLRRPIDGLIAYHNLNK; encoded by the coding sequence ATGAGACTAATAGTTGATAGCGGATCTACTAAAGCCGATTGGATTGCGATAGATGACAATGGTAAAATTTTATTTACAACACAAACACTTGGGTTAAACCCTGAAGTGCTGGAACCAGATGAAATTATTGAAAGATTGAACGATCGTTTTGATATTTTACACAATAAAAAGAATGCTACTCATTTATTCTTTTATGGTGCAGGTTGTGGTACTGACAGGATGAAAATAGCACTTTCTCAAGTTTTTCAAAACTATTTTGTTAATGCAATCATTGATGTTAAAGAGGATACCTATGCAGCTGTATATGCTACTACTCCAAAAGGAGAAAAAGCAATAGTGTCTATACTAGGAACAGGCTCAAACTGCAGTTATTTTGATGGTAAAGAGTTGCATCAAAAAGTTCAATCTCTAGGTTATATTGCTATGGATGATTGCAGTGGAAATGTTTTTGGGAAAGAATTAATTAGAAAGTATTACTTTAACAAAATGCCAAAAGAATTGGCTGTTGAATTTGAAAAAGAGTATGACTTAGATCCAGATGCTATAAAAAGCAAGTTGTATAAGGAGCCTAATCCTAATGCGTATTTGGCTACTTTTGCAAAGTTTTTAATTCAGCATAAAGAGACGGAGTTTTGCAGGAAAATAATTTTTAAGGGAATGAAATCTTTTGTTAAAAATTATATTAAACAATTTGACAACTGTAAAGAAGTAAAAGTTCATTTTGTAGGTTCTATTGCTTTTTACTTAAAAGAAGAATTACAGGAAACTTTTGATAAATATGAACTACAATTGGGTAATGTTTTAAGAAGACCTATTGATGGCTTAATCGCTTATCACAATTTAAATAAATAG
- a CDS encoding RidA family protein has product MKKIIFTENAPAPIGPYNQAVLKGNTLYTSGQIALHPSTGELITTTIEAETEQVMQNMKAVLEAAGMTFDHVVKTTIFIMDMNDFAKINTVYGSYFDEKSAPARETVQVACLPKNVNVEISMIAIL; this is encoded by the coding sequence ATGAAAAAAATAATTTTTACCGAAAATGCTCCCGCACCCATAGGGCCTTACAATCAAGCTGTACTTAAAGGAAATACACTTTACACATCTGGACAAATTGCTTTACATCCTAGTACGGGAGAGCTAATAACTACAACTATTGAAGCCGAAACAGAACAAGTTATGCAAAACATGAAAGCAGTTCTAGAAGCAGCTGGAATGACCTTTGATCATGTTGTAAAAACAACCATTTTCATTATGGACATGAATGATTTTGCTAAAATAAATACTGTGTATGGTTCTTATTTTGACGAAAAATCAGCGCCTGCTCGTGAAACTGTCCAGGTAGCTTGTTTACCAAAAAATGTTAATGTAGAAATTTCAATGATTGCCATATTGTAA
- a CDS encoding putative LPS assembly protein LptD — MAHQKTGHHFTKIAFKPLHTNLFNIVLISIILSLGSGTTYAQDIIKKKPNVKAQNKIESKPKTSSTIKTDANIEAKKVDTIKIDTIKNKKVFLNGKVRYKASKYVKIDQKKKLITLHDQAELYYEDVELKSGVIVLDYEKNEVYAGRLKDSAGAYVQYPNFKQGNNVVEPDSIRFNFKTKKALIWNSRSDQGEFKIKAAITKKENDSVYFLKGARFTTSKDVDNPEYYFQTNKVKFIPGKKVVTGLTNMVIANVPTPIALPFAFFPMSKETSISGLILPSYNDSNNRGFSLQNLGYYFALSDHYDLTVLGDYYTNGSYGMRFESTYAKRYNYRGNINVRFENLINSERGYPDYSKQNIYNIQWSHSKDTKSSPNSTFSASVNLGSSRYFQQSINQVNIGSNLNNTLSSSISYSKTFTSVPQVRMSLTATHSQNTQTEEINMTLPTLQLSVDRMYPFVGKDGVRKGFFKNINLQYNLNGRNSIVTNDSLFFKPEMFRDAKIGFQHSIPLSTNFKLFKYFSASTSLNYEEVWYTKTINKSFDVEQNRVIDRTVNGFDAFRTYSLSSSVGTTIYGTFNFGENKKIKSIRHVMRPSISYGYTPSFEKYYDTYAADGSGNMRQYTRFENGIYGSPGLTNSNIIGFDLSNTLEAKVTDRDSTKVEAKKIMLLNNLNFSTSYNMNADGKTTLAFAPVRVSGGTALLDNKMNVNFGATLDPYAIDNSGNRINVYNIDNGGSLFRMTSSNMTLNYAISSQGKDKTKKDKNSLSQRNGGRDDDLFGTNVDLGDSRRSLFNEDDEEGEEEESEFFNSKLPWDMTFAYSLTYGNNNRENKIIGNSIMISANADITPKWKAGVSTGYDFVQKGVTFTQLRFERDLLSWRMDFNWSPFGTNANWGFFIGIKSGVLSDIKWDKRSAINR; from the coding sequence TTGGCTCATCAAAAAACAGGCCATCATTTTACAAAAATAGCATTTAAACCTTTGCATACAAACTTATTTAATATCGTTTTAATTTCTATTATCTTATCCTTAGGTTCTGGTACAACCTACGCTCAAGATATCATTAAAAAAAAGCCTAATGTAAAAGCTCAAAATAAAATTGAGTCTAAGCCCAAAACATCATCCACAATTAAAACTGATGCTAATATTGAGGCAAAAAAAGTAGATACTATTAAGATTGACACCATAAAAAACAAAAAAGTATTTTTGAACGGAAAGGTTCGCTACAAAGCTAGTAAGTATGTTAAGATTGATCAAAAGAAAAAATTAATCACATTACATGATCAAGCGGAGTTGTATTATGAAGATGTAGAACTTAAATCTGGTGTTATTGTTCTTGATTACGAAAAAAATGAAGTCTATGCAGGACGATTAAAAGACTCTGCAGGTGCTTACGTTCAATACCCCAATTTTAAACAAGGAAACAATGTAGTTGAACCCGATTCGATTCGTTTTAATTTTAAGACAAAAAAAGCGCTGATTTGGAATTCAAGATCAGACCAAGGCGAGTTCAAAATCAAAGCTGCCATAACTAAAAAAGAAAATGATTCAGTTTATTTTTTAAAAGGTGCCCGTTTTACTACCTCAAAAGATGTTGACAATCCTGAATATTATTTCCAAACCAATAAAGTAAAATTTATTCCCGGAAAAAAAGTAGTTACAGGACTGACTAATATGGTCATTGCAAATGTACCCACTCCCATTGCACTTCCGTTTGCATTTTTTCCTATGAGTAAAGAAACTAGTATTTCTGGGTTAATATTACCGAGTTACAACGACTCCAACAACAGAGGTTTTTCTTTGCAAAACTTAGGGTATTATTTTGCCTTGAGTGATCATTATGATTTAACCGTTTTAGGAGATTATTACACAAATGGTAGTTACGGAATGCGTTTTGAATCTACTTACGCCAAAAGATACAATTACCGTGGAAACATCAATGTGCGTTTTGAAAATTTAATCAATAGTGAAAGAGGATATCCGGACTATTCAAAACAGAATATTTACAACATCCAATGGTCTCACTCAAAGGATACAAAATCAAGTCCAAACTCTACTTTTTCTGCCTCTGTGAATTTAGGAAGTAGTAGGTATTTTCAGCAATCCATTAATCAAGTTAATATAGGATCAAACCTTAATAATACACTAAGTTCTTCTATATCGTATTCCAAAACATTTACTTCAGTGCCACAAGTGCGTATGTCATTGACCGCTACACATTCTCAAAACACTCAAACAGAAGAAATCAACATGACTTTACCTACACTACAATTAAGTGTTGACAGAATGTATCCTTTTGTGGGTAAAGACGGTGTGAGAAAAGGATTTTTTAAGAACATCAATCTACAATATAACCTAAACGGTAGAAATAGTATTGTTACTAATGACTCTTTGTTTTTTAAACCCGAGATGTTTCGTGATGCTAAAATAGGTTTTCAACATAGTATTCCATTGAGTACCAATTTTAAACTATTTAAATATTTTAGCGCTTCAACATCATTAAATTACGAAGAAGTTTGGTACACAAAAACCATCAACAAAAGCTTTGATGTAGAACAAAACCGAGTAATAGATAGAACCGTTAATGGTTTTGACGCTTTTAGAACTTATTCTCTCTCGTCAAGTGTAGGAACAACAATATATGGAACTTTTAATTTTGGTGAAAACAAAAAAATAAAATCAATACGTCACGTAATGAGGCCTTCTATATCTTATGGCTATACACCTAGTTTTGAAAAATATTATGACACCTATGCTGCAGATGGCTCAGGAAACATGCGACAATATACCCGTTTCGAAAACGGAATTTATGGATCACCCGGATTAACAAATTCTAACATTATAGGCTTTGACCTTAGTAACACATTAGAAGCAAAAGTAACAGACAGAGACAGTACTAAAGTGGAGGCAAAAAAAATAATGCTTTTAAACAACCTCAACTTTTCTACTTCATACAACATGAATGCTGATGGAAAAACAACCCTTGCATTTGCTCCCGTGAGAGTAAGTGGAGGAACAGCATTATTAGATAATAAAATGAATGTTAACTTTGGTGCTACACTTGACCCTTATGCTATAGACAATTCTGGTAACCGAATCAATGTTTATAATATTGATAACGGCGGAAGCCTTTTTAGAATGACAAGTTCTAATATGACCTTAAATTACGCTATTTCAAGTCAAGGTAAAGACAAAACAAAGAAAGATAAAAACTCGCTCAGTCAACGAAATGGTGGTCGAGATGATGATTTGTTTGGTACTAATGTAGATCTTGGAGACAGCCGTAGAAGTTTATTTAATGAAGACGATGAAGAAGGCGAAGAAGAAGAGTCAGAATTTTTTAATTCAAAGCTACCTTGGGACATGACATTTGCCTACTCATTAACCTATGGAAATAACAACCGCGAAAATAAAATCATAGGAAACTCCATCATGATATCTGCCAATGCTGACATCACACCCAAATGGAAAGCCGGAGTCTCAACAGGATATGATTTTGTTCAAAAAGGAGTTACGTTTACTCAATTGCGTTTTGAACGTGATTTATTAAGCTGGCGAATGGATTTTAATTGGTCTCCTTTTGGAACTAATGCAAACTGGGGTTTCTTTATTGGTATAAAATCTGGCGTTCTAAGTGATATCAAATGGGATAAACGTAGTGCTATCAACAGGTAA